One genomic window of Boudabousia tangfeifanii includes the following:
- the gatA gene encoding Asp-tRNA(Asn)/Glu-tRNA(Gln) amidotransferase subunit GatA, with amino-acid sequence MTNEIVFLDAVEMAEKMRAGELTSEEITKACLERIEKFDAKLHAFLYLNAEGALETAREVDRLRAEGAELHPLAGVPIALKDNIVTRGMPTTCASKILEGWLPPYDATVVERIKEAKLPIIGKTNMDEFAMGSSCEHSAFGSTYNPWDLERIPGGSGGGSAAAVAAYLVPLALGSDTGGSIRQPGAVTGTVGAKPTYGAVSRYGLVAMASSLDQIGPVTRSVRDAAALQELMGGHDAYDSTSLPGDQSGLLSAVTEAKADQLKGLRVGVVKQLTGEGYAPAVRDAFEKTVAELKAKGAEIVEVDCPSFDYAMAAYYLIMPAEVSSNLARFDGVRYGLRVEPTDKAVTAESVMAATRAAGFGPEVKRRIILGTFVLSSGQVDAYYGSAQKVRTLIQRDFDQAFAQADVLVSPTSPTTAFKLGEKNDDPMSMYLNDIATVPANLAGVPAISIPNGLDEQNLPIGFQVIAPAKEDRLMYEVAQLVSSLSEDVPAKCPARDWKE; translated from the coding sequence ATGACTAACGAAATCGTATTCCTCGATGCTGTCGAGATGGCCGAAAAAATGCGTGCTGGTGAGCTGACCTCGGAAGAGATCACCAAAGCTTGCCTAGAGCGCATCGAAAAGTTTGATGCCAAGCTTCATGCTTTCTTGTACCTAAATGCGGAAGGCGCTTTGGAAACCGCTCGTGAGGTTGACCGTTTGCGGGCCGAGGGCGCTGAGCTTCACCCGCTAGCAGGTGTGCCGATCGCCCTTAAGGACAACATTGTTACCCGCGGCATGCCGACTACCTGCGCTTCCAAGATTTTGGAAGGCTGGCTACCTCCATATGACGCTACTGTCGTTGAGCGCATCAAGGAAGCTAAGTTGCCGATCATCGGCAAGACCAATATGGACGAATTCGCGATGGGTTCTTCTTGTGAGCACTCAGCCTTTGGCTCGACTTACAATCCGTGGGATCTAGAACGTATCCCTGGTGGTAGTGGTGGCGGTTCTGCCGCAGCAGTTGCCGCTTATCTCGTACCTCTTGCTTTAGGCTCCGATACTGGTGGTTCAATCCGTCAGCCAGGTGCTGTCACCGGCACCGTTGGTGCCAAGCCCACGTATGGGGCTGTCTCGCGTTACGGTCTGGTGGCAATGGCCTCCTCCCTTGATCAGATTGGTCCTGTAACTCGTTCGGTTCGTGACGCAGCTGCCTTGCAGGAATTGATGGGCGGGCACGATGCTTACGATTCCACTTCCTTGCCAGGTGATCAGTCTGGACTACTTTCGGCCGTAACCGAGGCTAAAGCCGATCAGCTCAAGGGCTTGCGCGTTGGTGTGGTTAAGCAGCTGACTGGTGAGGGATATGCCCCAGCTGTTCGCGATGCCTTCGAAAAGACGGTGGCAGAGCTTAAGGCAAAGGGCGCAGAAATCGTCGAGGTTGATTGCCCCTCCTTTGATTACGCTATGGCTGCTTACTACTTGATTATGCCGGCGGAAGTTTCATCGAACTTGGCTCGTTTCGATGGTGTGCGCTATGGCTTGCGCGTAGAACCAACTGATAAGGCAGTTACTGCTGAATCGGTAATGGCAGCAACCCGTGCCGCAGGCTTTGGTCCAGAAGTGAAGCGTCGTATCATCCTCGGTACCTTCGTACTGTCCTCCGGTCAGGTTGATGCCTACTATGGCTCAGCTCAGAAGGTTCGTACTTTGATCCAGCGTGACTTCGACCAGGCATTTGCACAAGCAGACGTTTTGGTTTCCCCAACCTCACCAACAACTGCCTTCAAGTTGGGTGAGAAGAACGATGACCCGATGTCGATGTACCTCAACGACATTGCAACCGTGCCGGCAAACCTTGCAGGTGTTCCCGCTATTTCTATTCCAAATGGCTTGGATGAGCAGAACTTGCCAATCGGTTTCCAGGTTATCGCCCCAGCTAAGGAAGATCGTTTAATGTACGAGGTCGCCCAACTGGTTTCCTCATTGAGTGAAGATGTGCCGGCAAAGTGCCCGGCTCGTGACTGGAAGGAATGA
- a CDS encoding threonine/serine ThrE exporter family protein — translation MKNEKLDPKLHPFLAANPEVAAMDPHARLAQQSAVVLRLGRLLLAAGASSYRVKSSMARMAKAVGIEEHRASVSFSDIATSAYANGTFRTELYENRTFGVNADRIDRLKALAHNLRTDMSVEELNSQLDEIEATKPLYGPIVNMLASGIACAGFCFLNKGGWPECLAVLFAATVGQALRRATLHRKFNHFAVWLLCGLLASSVYIGIIELMGVAGIIDPNLYQAGIISAILFLIPGFPMTTAILDLVRMDFPSALTRSSYVLAVMASAGVAVWAVTYTFGWSVDVHASYQLPWAVLIALRFFCSFIAAWGFAILFNTPTKVCAIAATIGATVNTIRTIAVDAHFPWHAAVGAAALAIGLLAAAVASKTYYSRVSLSVPAVVIMIPGVPFYRAVTAMNNGMVTDAISQIVQVFFVITAIGFGLAIARMVTDTRWIVDVPTNTLPSLESSSRREIR, via the coding sequence GTGAAAAATGAAAAGCTTGATCCAAAACTACATCCATTTCTCGCCGCAAATCCTGAAGTGGCCGCAATGGATCCTCACGCCCGTCTAGCACAACAGTCCGCTGTTGTACTTCGTCTAGGACGTCTGTTGCTTGCAGCTGGCGCTAGCTCTTACCGTGTTAAGTCCTCCATGGCTCGTATGGCCAAGGCCGTAGGTATCGAAGAACACCGTGCTTCCGTCAGTTTTTCTGATATCGCGACTTCTGCCTATGCCAACGGTACGTTCCGCACCGAACTATACGAGAACCGTACCTTTGGGGTTAATGCTGACCGCATCGATCGCCTAAAGGCTCTGGCTCACAATCTACGTACCGATATGTCGGTAGAGGAACTAAACTCACAGCTTGACGAAATCGAAGCCACCAAGCCGTTGTACGGACCTATCGTCAACATGCTGGCTTCTGGTATCGCCTGTGCTGGTTTCTGCTTCCTAAATAAAGGTGGCTGGCCAGAATGCTTAGCAGTCCTCTTCGCTGCTACTGTCGGCCAGGCACTGCGTCGTGCTACCCTGCACCGGAAATTTAACCACTTTGCAGTTTGGCTGCTCTGCGGCCTTCTAGCTTCTTCCGTCTACATCGGCATCATCGAACTCATGGGGGTCGCTGGAATCATCGATCCTAACCTCTATCAGGCCGGTATCATTTCAGCCATCCTCTTTTTGATTCCCGGTTTCCCGATGACGACAGCAATACTCGACCTCGTTCGAATGGACTTCCCGTCTGCCCTTACGCGTTCTAGTTATGTCTTAGCGGTAATGGCGTCAGCTGGGGTAGCGGTGTGGGCAGTTACCTACACCTTCGGCTGGAGCGTTGACGTGCATGCGTCTTATCAGCTGCCATGGGCGGTATTGATTGCGTTGCGTTTCTTCTGCTCCTTTATTGCCGCGTGGGGCTTCGCAATCCTCTTCAATACTCCTACCAAGGTGTGCGCGATTGCGGCAACCATTGGTGCAACTGTGAACACTATCCGTACTATTGCTGTGGACGCGCACTTCCCATGGCATGCTGCTGTCGGTGCCGCAGCATTGGCGATCGGTCTACTAGCTGCTGCGGTAGCTTCTAAGACCTATTATTCGCGCGTATCTCTTTCAGTTCCGGCTGTAGTTATTATGATTCCAGGTGTGCCGTTCTACCGTGCGGTAACCGCTATGAACAACGGTATGGTCACCGATGCGATTTCTCAGATCGTACAGGTGTTCTTCGTTATCACCGCTATCGGTTTTGGTTTGGCGATCGCCCGTATGGTTACCGATACTAGATGGATTGTTGACGTGCCTACCAATACGTTGCCAAGCCTAGAATCGTCATCTCGACGAGAAATTCGCTAA
- the gatB gene encoding Asp-tRNA(Asn)/Glu-tRNA(Gln) amidotransferase subunit GatB, producing MATLMKYEDAVAKFDPVLGMEVHVELGTKTKMFDHAPNAFGGDPNTYLTPVSLGLPGSLPVVNAQAVEYAIRIGLALNCKIAEYCRFARKNYFYPDLTKAFQTSQYDEPIAYDGYLDVELDDGEIFRVPIERAHMEEDAGKNTHLGGADGRIHGASASLVDYNRAGVPLVEIVTRPIEGAGDRAPEVAAKYVETLRDIFRAIGVSEARMERGNVRADVNVSLRPSPEAKLGTRTETKNVNSFRSIERAVRYEIRRQAAILDGGGEIQQETRHFHEEDGSTSSGRAKTDAEDYRYFPEPDLVPLRPDPAWVEEIRAALPELPAVRRRRLATEWGFTDMEMRDVVNAGAVELIEETVASGVAPAAARKWWMGELARHAKEQEIGLSEVKITPAQIGQLQQMVDEGKLNDKLARKVMGFVLAGEGDPAEVAAAHGLEVVNDDGALIKAVDDALAADPSIAEAIKGGRVQAAGAVVGAVMKATRGQADAARVRELVLERCQA from the coding sequence ATGGCAACTTTGATGAAGTATGAGGATGCGGTCGCTAAGTTTGATCCCGTCCTCGGGATGGAAGTTCACGTTGAACTTGGTACCAAAACCAAAATGTTCGACCATGCTCCGAATGCCTTCGGTGGCGATCCAAATACCTACTTAACTCCAGTTTCGTTAGGTTTGCCTGGATCTCTTCCAGTAGTAAATGCACAAGCTGTTGAGTACGCCATCCGGATTGGTCTGGCTCTAAACTGCAAGATTGCCGAATACTGCCGGTTTGCTCGAAAGAACTACTTCTACCCAGATCTAACCAAGGCATTCCAGACTTCGCAGTACGATGAGCCAATCGCTTATGACGGCTACTTGGACGTTGAACTAGATGATGGTGAAATCTTCCGCGTTCCGATTGAACGCGCCCATATGGAAGAAGACGCCGGTAAGAACACTCACCTTGGTGGTGCGGATGGTCGCATCCATGGTGCTAGCGCCTCTTTGGTGGACTATAACCGTGCTGGCGTCCCTTTGGTCGAAATTGTTACTCGTCCAATCGAGGGCGCGGGCGATCGGGCACCTGAGGTAGCAGCTAAGTACGTTGAAACTTTGCGCGATATTTTCCGGGCGATCGGTGTATCTGAAGCTCGCATGGAGCGCGGTAACGTTCGTGCTGACGTGAACGTTTCATTGCGTCCTTCGCCAGAGGCTAAGCTAGGTACTCGTACTGAAACCAAGAATGTTAACTCTTTCCGTTCGATTGAAAGAGCTGTTCGCTACGAGATTCGTCGCCAGGCCGCCATCCTCGATGGTGGGGGCGAGATCCAGCAGGAAACTCGTCACTTCCATGAAGAAGATGGTTCGACTTCCTCTGGTCGCGCGAAGACTGATGCTGAGGATTACCGTTACTTCCCAGAGCCAGATTTGGTGCCTTTGCGTCCAGACCCGGCTTGGGTCGAGGAAATCCGTGCTGCGCTACCTGAACTACCAGCCGTTCGTCGTCGTCGCCTTGCTACTGAGTGGGGCTTTACCGACATGGAAATGCGCGATGTAGTCAATGCTGGTGCCGTCGAATTGATCGAAGAGACTGTCGCCTCTGGAGTTGCTCCCGCAGCTGCTCGTAAGTGGTGGATGGGTGAACTTGCTCGTCATGCCAAGGAGCAGGAGATCGGTCTTTCCGAAGTTAAAATCACTCCGGCTCAGATTGGTCAGCTCCAGCAGATGGTCGATGAAGGCAAGCTTAACGACAAACTTGCCCGTAAGGTGATGGGCTTTGTCCTTGCCGGTGAAGGCGATCCTGCTGAAGTAGCTGCCGCACATGGTCTTGAAGTGGTAAACGATGACGGTGCTTTGATTAAGGCCGTTGACGACGCATTGGCTGCTGATCCTTCGATTGCTGAAGCCATCAAGGGTGGGCGTGTGCAGGCCGCTGGTGCAGTTGTCGGCGCGGTTATGAAGGCAACCCGTGGACAAGCAGACGCTGCTCGCGTTCGCGAACTAGTTCTCGAGCGCTGCCAGGCTTAA
- a CDS encoding NAD-dependent malic enzyme, with protein sequence MGRVSPSYTVTVRLLADESVSSNEIVSAVTKVEAILSGLDVVKSDRAGLTLDLTADCYDSEHRRKLVAELKSLGGVKILSVSDSTFMAHVGGKLEVHSKIPVKNRRDLSRAYTPGVARVCTAIADEPSKAHLLTIKANTVAVVSDGTAVLGLGDIGPAAALPVMEGKAILFKEFGGVDAWPVVLDTKDTDEIVQIVKAIAPAYGGINLEDIAAPRCFEIEERLREELDIPVFHDDQHGTAIVVLAALLNALKLVNKRIEDVRIVVSGVGAAGSAIIKLLMAQGAKDIVGYGRSGALHADDVEGMHPSRRWLAENTNPRKVKGELADGLKDADVFIGVSHGDILTPDDIAQMADNAIVFALANPTPEVDPLGAAQHAAVVATGRSDYPNQINNVLAFPGLFRGLLDARVSQITTEVLRVSAVAIAEVVSAEELSPRYIIPGVFDDRVAPAVAEAVKLAVKDLPTRQIACQEHLPTAEEACQEHIH encoded by the coding sequence ATGGGTCGCGTTAGCCCTTCATACACCGTTACCGTCCGCTTGCTCGCTGACGAGTCGGTTTCTTCCAACGAAATTGTTTCTGCGGTTACCAAAGTTGAAGCAATTCTTTCTGGGCTTGACGTAGTTAAGTCCGATCGTGCTGGATTGACTCTCGATCTCACCGCCGACTGCTACGATTCGGAACACCGTCGTAAGTTGGTAGCAGAATTGAAGAGCCTAGGTGGCGTTAAGATCCTTTCCGTTTCCGACTCAACTTTTATGGCGCATGTCGGCGGCAAGCTTGAAGTCCACTCCAAGATCCCGGTTAAGAACCGTCGCGATCTTTCCCGTGCATACACTCCTGGCGTGGCTCGTGTATGTACTGCCATTGCCGATGAACCATCGAAGGCACATTTACTAACGATTAAGGCCAATACTGTGGCTGTGGTTTCGGACGGAACTGCCGTCCTCGGTTTGGGCGATATCGGCCCTGCTGCAGCTCTTCCTGTTATGGAAGGCAAAGCCATTTTGTTCAAGGAATTTGGTGGTGTGGACGCATGGCCAGTCGTCCTCGACACCAAAGATACCGACGAAATCGTTCAGATCGTGAAGGCTATTGCCCCCGCATATGGTGGCATTAACCTTGAGGATATTGCTGCGCCGCGCTGTTTCGAGATTGAAGAACGTCTACGTGAAGAACTAGATATTCCAGTGTTCCACGATGATCAGCACGGTACTGCAATTGTAGTTTTGGCCGCGTTGCTAAACGCCTTGAAACTTGTAAATAAGCGAATTGAAGACGTGCGTATCGTCGTCTCGGGCGTTGGCGCTGCTGGTTCTGCCATCATTAAACTTTTGATGGCTCAGGGAGCTAAGGACATTGTTGGTTATGGTCGCTCTGGTGCGCTTCACGCAGATGACGTCGAAGGGATGCACCCATCGCGGCGTTGGCTGGCTGAAAACACCAATCCTCGTAAGGTGAAGGGTGAACTAGCTGATGGTCTAAAGGATGCCGATGTCTTTATTGGCGTTTCCCACGGCGATATTCTGACTCCTGATGACATCGCTCAGATGGCGGACAACGCGATTGTCTTTGCTTTGGCCAACCCAACTCCTGAGGTCGATCCTCTGGGTGCAGCCCAGCATGCGGCAGTGGTGGCCACCGGTCGTTCTGACTACCCGAACCAGATCAACAATGTTTTGGCATTCCCTGGTCTCTTCCGCGGTTTGTTAGATGCCCGTGTTTCTCAGATTACTACTGAGGTTTTGCGTGTGTCTGCAGTGGCAATTGCCGAGGTCGTATCGGCAGAAGAGTTGTCGCCTCGTTACATTATCCCCGGTGTGTTTGATGATCGCGTAGCGCCAGCAGTTGCAGAGGCAGTGAAATTGGCAGTTAAGGATTTGCCTACCCGCCAAATTGCATGTCAAGAGCACTTGCCAACGGCTGAAGAAGCTTGTCAAGAACACATTCACTGA
- a CDS encoding aspartate:alanine exchanger family transporter: MTQFFTFLAEAPVLVLFILIGIGMAFGHIKFKGISLGAAAVLFTAIAASAWAETYGIHVRVPHELGIFGLAIFTFAIGVYSGPNFFNTMKTAGGPILAMVVALSSGGAIAYYMGRYVFNLSIAEIAGVFAGATTNTPALAAAGKASGDLPNATVGYSIAYLYGVIGMLIFTTIALHLAANDHDKPSDISNRTIRIDVDTQPVIEEYYELVQGRVVFSRLRRQEDGPITRPGMFDKLNAGDLLTVVGPQADIDLITEKLGHDSSLSLIQDRRWLDFRRITVSDPKLAGRTIGALNLPETYQASISRVRRGDVDMIANPNFVLQQGDRVRVVAPTANMKALTKLFGDSTRGLTDLNPIALGLGMALGILIGEMPILTPTGAKFSIGSAAGTLLVGLLFGRIGRIDKLVTAMPYTTCMVLSEFGLLIFLAQAGTNAGGQIANAFTGGVWWKMAILGFVITNIVGLILFVSMRRLFNMGGTRLSGVIGGTQTQPAVLAFANNRTNADPRVALGYAMVYPVAMVLKILIGQILGGL, encoded by the coding sequence ATGACGCAGTTTTTTACCTTCCTAGCGGAAGCACCAGTGCTGGTGCTCTTTATTCTCATTGGAATTGGTATGGCTTTTGGCCATATCAAGTTTAAAGGGATCAGCTTAGGCGCCGCAGCTGTGCTCTTTACCGCAATCGCAGCCTCAGCTTGGGCTGAGACATATGGCATTCATGTCCGGGTGCCGCATGAATTGGGAATCTTTGGTTTGGCTATTTTCACCTTTGCCATTGGTGTCTATTCTGGACCAAATTTCTTTAACACAATGAAAACTGCTGGCGGCCCAATCCTGGCAATGGTAGTTGCTTTGAGTTCAGGCGGCGCGATTGCCTATTACATGGGGCGTTATGTTTTTAATCTATCGATTGCTGAAATTGCCGGTGTCTTTGCTGGCGCCACTACCAACACACCTGCGCTGGCAGCAGCAGGAAAGGCCTCTGGAGATCTTCCTAACGCTACCGTGGGTTATTCGATTGCATACCTATATGGTGTCATCGGAATGCTTATTTTCACCACTATCGCTTTACACTTAGCTGCTAATGACCACGATAAACCCAGCGATATCTCAAACCGTACTATTCGTATCGACGTTGATACTCAGCCAGTTATCGAAGAATATTATGAATTAGTTCAAGGTCGAGTTGTTTTCAGCCGCCTACGTCGGCAAGAAGACGGTCCTATCACCCGTCCAGGCATGTTCGACAAGCTAAATGCAGGTGATTTGTTAACAGTTGTTGGACCACAAGCCGATATTGATCTAATTACCGAAAAACTTGGACATGACTCTTCCCTATCGTTGATTCAGGATCGTCGTTGGTTGGACTTCCGTCGTATTACCGTCTCGGATCCAAAACTGGCAGGACGGACTATTGGTGCCTTGAATCTCCCAGAAACTTACCAAGCATCAATTTCACGAGTTCGACGTGGTGATGTCGATATGATCGCAAATCCAAATTTCGTCCTACAGCAGGGTGACCGTGTTCGAGTAGTCGCACCTACCGCGAATATGAAGGCTTTAACCAAACTATTTGGTGACTCAACTAGAGGCCTCACGGATCTTAATCCAATCGCACTAGGCTTGGGAATGGCACTAGGGATTCTCATCGGTGAAATGCCCATTCTTACCCCTACGGGAGCAAAGTTCTCTATTGGATCAGCCGCAGGCACTTTGCTCGTCGGTCTGCTTTTTGGTCGTATTGGACGTATCGACAAGCTGGTGACAGCTATGCCATATACCACTTGTATGGTTCTATCCGAATTCGGGCTATTAATCTTCTTGGCTCAAGCCGGCACCAACGCAGGTGGACAGATCGCTAATGCCTTCACTGGTGGTGTTTGGTGGAAGATGGCAATCCTAGGTTTCGTAATTACAAACATAGTCGGTTTGATTTTGTTCGTATCGATGCGTCGACTGTTCAATATGGGTGGCACGCGTCTTTCTGGCGTCATTGGCGGTACTCAAACTCAACCCGCGGTCTTGGCCTTTGCAAACAACCGTACTAATGCAGATCCCCGAGTGGCATTAGGCTACGCCATGGTCTATCCAGTCGCGATGGTTTTGAAGATTCTTATCGGACAAATTTTGGGTGGATTATAG
- a CDS encoding AGE family epimerase/isomerase, with product MMEQNSSVLSYSSPDFVQWLESEFWELAKFGAKAKTENGFGYLNEDGTIDLSKGAQLWINARMTHIACLAVLKGDESYRSMAEHGLSALLGPFRDAKYGGWYSEIPAMGPVEDQLTDKEAYAHAFVLLAACSLSAAQIPGADELLELALTDQDVHWWDEESQMVFDAYSHDFSQVRQYRGANANMHTVEAYLAAADTTRNGLWLKRAAAITKRMVSQAQSHNWLLPEHYDASWTPQLDYNRENPADPFRPFGATIGHSFEWIRLCAQLEIANWKLEHDLSPDKKLTQEPVNDELKEDLAELITKLWQWYLVTKKVGYQAAVNSGFVYTVDWEGTPVVTARMHWVICEAVSCGETLRRLCLEPETQVELSEDLALWWRLVQEQFVKEPGRWRHEVNAQGLPQITTWEGMPDVYHAGQAVLLPTISLDPVFAWALRN from the coding sequence ATGATGGAACAGAACAGCAGCGTGCTTTCCTATTCGTCGCCGGACTTTGTCCAGTGGCTCGAATCAGAGTTTTGGGAACTGGCAAAATTCGGCGCCAAGGCGAAAACCGAAAATGGATTTGGTTATTTAAATGAAGATGGCACCATCGATTTGAGTAAAGGTGCCCAGCTTTGGATCAATGCCAGAATGACACATATTGCTTGTTTGGCAGTGTTGAAAGGCGACGAATCTTACCGTTCTATGGCAGAGCATGGGCTCTCAGCATTGCTTGGCCCCTTCCGCGATGCGAAGTATGGAGGCTGGTACTCTGAGATCCCAGCAATGGGTCCGGTTGAAGATCAGCTTACGGATAAAGAAGCCTATGCTCATGCTTTTGTCCTGCTAGCGGCCTGCAGTTTATCGGCTGCTCAAATCCCTGGGGCAGATGAACTTTTGGAGCTGGCGCTTACTGATCAGGATGTCCACTGGTGGGATGAAGAAAGCCAAATGGTGTTTGATGCTTATAGTCATGATTTCTCTCAGGTACGTCAATACCGTGGAGCAAATGCCAATATGCATACTGTTGAAGCATATTTAGCTGCCGCTGATACTACGCGAAACGGGCTGTGGCTAAAACGAGCGGCTGCTATTACTAAGCGGATGGTGTCTCAGGCTCAGTCGCATAACTGGTTATTACCTGAACATTACGATGCTAGTTGGACCCCTCAACTTGATTACAACCGCGAAAATCCGGCGGATCCCTTCCGACCTTTCGGTGCCACCATTGGGCATAGTTTCGAATGGATTCGTTTGTGCGCGCAACTAGAAATCGCCAATTGGAAACTAGAACATGATTTGAGTCCCGACAAGAAGCTGACGCAAGAACCGGTGAATGATGAGCTGAAAGAGGACCTTGCAGAACTTATTACTAAACTTTGGCAATGGTATCTAGTGACTAAAAAAGTCGGTTATCAAGCAGCGGTAAATTCTGGTTTCGTTTATACCGTTGATTGGGAGGGAACTCCAGTAGTTACGGCTAGAATGCATTGGGTGATTTGTGAGGCAGTGTCCTGTGGAGAAACCTTAAGACGACTTTGCCTTGAGCCAGAGACTCAAGTCGAACTCTCTGAGGACTTAGCTTTGTGGTGGCGACTGGTGCAAGAGCAATTTGTAAAGGAACCAGGGCGTTGGCGACATGAGGTTAATGCTCAAGGGCTTCCTCAGATCACTACTTGGGAAGGAATGCCGGATGTATACCATGCCGGTCAAGCAGTACTACTACCAACCATTTCGCTTGATCCAGTGTTTGCTTGGGCGCTGAGGAACTAA